Proteins from a genomic interval of Pseudomonas silesiensis:
- a CDS encoding TetR/AcrR family transcriptional regulator, translating to MNDKKAQTRERILKAASAALIQRGPAEPSVGEVMGAAGLTVGGFYAHFDSKDAMMLEAFKQLLTHRRGLIADMDAGLTGEERRALVAAFYLSRKHRDSSESACPIPASVGELGRLPDEFRVALNEHVEMMVAQLAASPEETDKALADMALMVGGLALARALGPGELSDRLLRAAKSAVL from the coding sequence ATGAACGATAAAAAAGCTCAAACCCGCGAACGCATTCTCAAGGCCGCCAGCGCAGCGCTGATCCAGCGCGGTCCGGCCGAACCGAGCGTGGGCGAAGTGATGGGCGCAGCCGGCCTGACCGTCGGTGGTTTCTACGCCCACTTCGACAGCAAGGACGCGATGATGCTGGAAGCGTTCAAGCAACTGCTCACTCATCGCCGTGGCTTGATTGCCGACATGGATGCCGGGTTGACCGGCGAAGAGCGTCGCGCCCTGGTCGCTGCGTTCTACTTGTCGCGCAAGCACCGTGATTCCTCTGAATCAGCGTGCCCGATCCCGGCGTCTGTCGGCGAGCTGGGCCGGCTGCCGGACGAATTTCGCGTGGCCTTGAATGAGCACGTGGAAATGATGGTCGCGCAATTGGCGGCCAGCCCCGAAGAGACCGACAAAGCCTTGGCCGACATGGCCTTGATGGTCGGTGGCCTGGCCCTGGCACGCGCGCTGGGGCCGGGAGAGTTGTCCGATCGATTGCTGCGCGCCGCCAAGTCGGCGGTGCTGTGA
- a CDS encoding alpha/beta fold hydrolase yields the protein MSTLKWVRGVNGTLGWFAPKLVASKMRLAFMTPRELPPRDWELPLLANSERITLRFGLSALRWGQGPAVLLMHGWEGRPTQFASLITALVDAGYTVVALDGPAHGRSPGNEANVVLFARAMLEAAAELPPLQAVIGHSMGGASAMLAVQFGLRTETLVSIAAPARILGVLRGFARYVRLPPKARSAFIRQVEKDVGMRAATLDVAHYQLDMPGLIVHAEDDNFVSVKESQLIHEAWFDSRLLRLEEGGHQRVLADPRVIDGVLALLSGRSLQSRQSA from the coding sequence ATGAGCACGTTGAAGTGGGTTCGTGGCGTAAATGGCACCTTGGGCTGGTTCGCACCGAAACTGGTGGCGAGCAAAATGCGACTGGCGTTCATGACGCCGCGGGAGCTGCCGCCCCGTGACTGGGAGTTGCCGCTGTTGGCCAATTCCGAACGGATCACCTTGCGCTTCGGCCTCTCGGCCCTGCGTTGGGGGCAGGGGCCGGCGGTGTTGCTGATGCACGGTTGGGAAGGGCGGCCGACGCAGTTTGCCAGCCTGATCACCGCGCTGGTCGATGCCGGTTATACCGTGGTGGCCCTGGACGGCCCCGCCCACGGTCGCTCGCCCGGCAATGAAGCAAATGTCGTGCTGTTTGCCCGGGCCATGCTCGAGGCGGCTGCCGAGTTGCCGCCACTGCAGGCGGTCATCGGCCACTCCATGGGCGGCGCCAGTGCCATGCTCGCCGTTCAGTTCGGGCTGCGTACTGAAACCCTGGTGTCCATCGCCGCCCCCGCTCGAATCCTCGGGGTGCTGCGCGGGTTTGCGCGGTATGTGCGGCTGCCGCCCAAAGCCCGTTCGGCGTTCATTCGTCAGGTCGAGAAAGACGTCGGCATGCGCGCCGCGACGCTGGACGTCGCGCATTATCAGCTCGACATGCCCGGCCTGATCGTGCATGCCGAAGACGACAACTTTGTCTCGGTCAAGGAATCCCAGCTGATCCACGAAGCCTGGTTCGACAGCCGTCTGTTGCGCCTGGAGGAGGGCGGTCATCAACGGGTGCTGGCCGATCCCCGGGTGATTGATGGCGTGCTGGCACTGTTGTCCGGTCGGAGCCTGCAATCGCGCCAATCGGCTTGA
- a CDS encoding acyl-CoA thioesterase gives MGWDRATPFIIDLQVGAEDIDGLGHANNAVYVTWLERCAWRHSQRLGLDLVEYRRLDRAMAVVRHEIDYLAAAYEEDELQLATWIVDWDQRLKMTRHFQLKRPSDNTTLLRAQTTFVCIELSTGKPKRMPAEFIEGYGPALQVLT, from the coding sequence ATGGGTTGGGATCGGGCAACGCCGTTTATCATTGATCTGCAAGTGGGCGCCGAGGACATCGACGGGCTGGGTCACGCCAATAACGCGGTGTACGTGACCTGGCTCGAACGCTGCGCCTGGCGCCACTCCCAGCGACTCGGCCTGGACCTGGTCGAGTACCGGCGGCTGGACCGGGCGATGGCGGTGGTGCGGCACGAGATCGATTACCTGGCGGCCGCCTACGAAGAGGATGAGTTGCAATTGGCGACCTGGATCGTCGATTGGGACCAGCGCCTGAAAATGACCCGGCACTTCCAGTTGAAGCGCCCTAGCGACAACACCACGCTGCTGCGGGCGCAGACCACTTTCGTCTGTATCGAACTGTCCACTGGCAAGCCCAAGCGCATGCCGGCGGAGTTTATCGAAGGCTATGGCCCGGCGTTGCAAGTGTTGACCTGA
- a CDS encoding tRNA dihydrouridine synthase: protein MQIALAPMEGLVDNILRDVLTRVGGIDWCVTEFIRINDQLLTPAYYHKFGPELLTGARTASGVPLRVQLLGSDPVCLAENAALACELGSEVIDLNFGCPAKTVNKSRGGAVLLKEPELLNEIVEHVRRAVPAHIPVTAKMRLGFDSPDGALVCATALAEGGAAHIVVHARTKTDGYKPPAHWEWIPRVQEVVKVPVFANGDIWSVEDWRRCREISGVEDIMLGRGLVSRPDLARQIAAARAGEDVVEMTWAELLPLIQDFWLQAKAQMTARQSPGRLKQWLAMLTRNYPEAVELFTVLRRETELDQVSRLLGLQVAEAA from the coding sequence ATGCAAATTGCTTTGGCGCCCATGGAGGGGTTGGTCGACAACATCCTGCGGGACGTGCTGACCCGTGTGGGCGGTATCGACTGGTGCGTGACCGAGTTCATCCGGATCAACGATCAGCTGCTCACCCCTGCCTATTACCACAAGTTCGGTCCGGAACTGCTGACCGGCGCCCGGACGGCGTCCGGCGTGCCGTTGCGGGTGCAGCTGCTCGGTTCCGACCCGGTGTGCCTGGCTGAAAACGCCGCCCTGGCCTGCGAGCTCGGTTCCGAGGTCATCGACCTGAACTTCGGCTGCCCGGCCAAGACCGTCAACAAGTCTCGCGGCGGTGCGGTATTGCTCAAGGAGCCTGAACTGCTCAACGAAATCGTCGAGCACGTGCGTCGCGCGGTACCGGCGCACATCCCGGTGACCGCCAAGATGCGCCTCGGTTTCGACAGCCCCGACGGTGCCCTGGTCTGTGCCACGGCCCTGGCCGAAGGCGGCGCGGCGCACATCGTGGTGCATGCGCGGACCAAGACCGATGGCTACAAGCCGCCGGCCCATTGGGAGTGGATCCCGCGGGTGCAGGAGGTGGTCAAGGTGCCGGTGTTTGCCAATGGCGATATCTGGAGCGTCGAGGACTGGCGCCGTTGCCGTGAAATCAGCGGCGTGGAAGACATCATGCTTGGTCGCGGCCTGGTTTCGCGCCCGGACCTGGCTCGGCAAATCGCTGCTGCGCGCGCCGGCGAGGACGTGGTCGAGATGACCTGGGCCGAGCTGCTGCCGCTGATCCAGGACTTCTGGTTGCAGGCCAAGGCGCAGATGACCGCGCGGCAATCGCCGGGTCGCTTGAAGCAGTGGCTGGCGATGCTGACCCGCAATTATCCCGAAGCGGTGGAGCTGTTCACCGTCCTGCGTCGAGAAACCGAACTGGATCAGGTCTCGCGTTTACTGGGGCTGCAGGTGGCCGAAGCGGCCTGA
- a CDS encoding Hsp20 family protein yields MSTAFSMAPLFRSSVGFDRFNDLFETALRNEPGSTYPPYNVEKHGDDQYRIVVAAAGFQEDDLELQVEKGVLTISGGGKRDVNEGVTYLYQGIAQRAFKLSFRLADHIQIQAADLSNGLLSIDLLRVVPEEAKAKRIPINNGTQKPALQH; encoded by the coding sequence ATGAGTACTGCATTTTCCATGGCACCCCTGTTCCGTTCCTCGGTGGGCTTCGACCGCTTCAACGACCTGTTCGAAACCGCCCTGCGCAACGAGCCAGGCAGCACCTATCCACCTTACAACGTGGAAAAACACGGCGACGACCAATACCGCATCGTCGTAGCGGCCGCCGGCTTCCAGGAAGACGACCTGGAGCTGCAAGTGGAAAAAGGTGTGCTGACCATCAGTGGCGGCGGTAAACGTGACGTGAACGAAGGCGTCACTTATCTGTACCAGGGCATCGCCCAGCGGGCCTTCAAACTGTCCTTCCGCCTGGCGGACCACATCCAGATCCAGGCCGCCGACCTGAGCAACGGTTTGTTGAGCATCGACCTGTTGCGGGTGGTTCCGGAAGAGGCGAAAGCCAAGCGCATCCCGATCAACAACGGGACGCAGAAACCGGCTCTGCAGCATTGA
- a CDS encoding phosphatidate cytidylyltransferase, which yields MDRQTLMLFGGIGAFLLLASVIGFILKRRAGGTANPVVDNLNARINAWWVMVLVIGIAFWLGTTAVILLFYTVSFYALREFMTLTPTRRSDYPALVAAFYLALPLQYLLIYYDWYGLFSIFIPVYVFLLLPILASLGGDSTHFLERASKVQWGLMIAVFCVSHVPALLTLDITGYEGRNLLLIAYLVIVVQMSDVLQYVCGKLFGKRKIAPNLSPSKTVEGFVGGILLASLIGCALWWITPFSPWQSLLIALLINLLGFAGGIVMSAIKRDRGVKDWGHMIEGHGGMLDRLDSVCFAAPIFFHLVRYGWT from the coding sequence ATGGACAGACAAACCCTGATGTTGTTTGGCGGGATTGGCGCGTTTCTGCTGCTGGCCTCGGTGATCGGTTTCATTCTCAAGCGGCGCGCGGGCGGCACGGCGAACCCGGTGGTCGACAACCTCAACGCCCGGATCAACGCCTGGTGGGTCATGGTGCTGGTGATCGGAATCGCCTTCTGGCTCGGCACCACGGCGGTGATCCTGCTGTTCTACACCGTGTCCTTCTACGCCCTGCGCGAATTCATGACCCTCACACCGACCCGTCGCAGCGATTACCCGGCACTGGTGGCGGCGTTCTACCTGGCACTGCCGCTGCAGTACCTGCTCATCTACTACGACTGGTACGGGCTATTCTCGATCTTCATCCCGGTGTACGTGTTCCTGCTGCTGCCAATCCTCGCGTCCCTGGGCGGCGACAGCACGCACTTTCTCGAACGCGCCTCCAAAGTCCAGTGGGGCCTGATGATCGCGGTGTTCTGTGTGTCCCACGTGCCCGCCCTGTTGACCCTCGACATCACCGGTTACGAGGGACGAAACCTGCTGTTGATCGCCTACCTGGTGATCGTGGTGCAGATGTCGGATGTGCTGCAGTACGTCTGTGGAAAACTGTTCGGCAAACGCAAGATCGCCCCCAACCTGTCGCCGTCCAAGACAGTGGAAGGCTTTGTCGGTGGCATCCTCCTGGCCTCGTTGATCGGTTGTGCCTTGTGGTGGATCACACCGTTCAGTCCCTGGCAGTCACTGCTCATCGCCCTGCTGATCAACCTGCTGGGGTTCGCCGGCGGCATTGTGATGTCGGCCATCAAGCGCGACCGCGGGGTGAAGGATTGGGGGCACATGATCGAAGGCCACGGCGGCATGCTCGACCGCCTGGACTCGGTGTGCTTTGCGGCGCCGATCTTCTTTCACCTGGTCCGGTATGGGTGGACCTGA
- a CDS encoding lysophospholipid acyltransferase family protein, whose translation MLAPAIATLIISGARLLTGARSLWLGCAPQAVQRIYFANHSSHGDFVLLWASLPPTLRSITRPVAGADYWLKSPLRRYIINRVFNGVMIDRERKETGDNPLQPMLDALESGDSLIIFPEGTRNPEDGLLPFKSGLYHLAKAYPQAQLIPVWIANLNRVMPKGRVLPLPLLCTISFGAILALGEDETKAQFLERSRDALLSLAEEHA comes from the coding sequence ATGCTCGCACCCGCGATTGCCACCCTCATCATCTCGGGCGCCCGCCTGCTCACGGGAGCCCGCAGCCTGTGGCTCGGCTGTGCACCGCAGGCGGTGCAGCGCATCTACTTCGCCAACCACAGCAGCCATGGCGACTTCGTGTTGTTGTGGGCTTCCTTGCCACCCACCTTGCGCAGCATCACCCGGCCGGTGGCCGGTGCCGATTACTGGCTCAAAAGTCCCCTGCGCCGCTACATCATCAACCGGGTGTTCAATGGCGTAATGATCGACCGCGAACGCAAGGAGACCGGCGACAATCCCTTGCAGCCGATGCTCGACGCCCTGGAAAGCGGCGATTCGCTGATCATTTTCCCTGAAGGCACACGCAACCCAGAGGACGGCCTGCTGCCGTTCAAAAGCGGGCTGTATCACCTGGCAAAAGCCTATCCCCAGGCTCAATTGATCCCGGTGTGGATCGCCAACCTCAACCGCGTGATGCCCAAAGGCCGCGTCCTGCCGCTGCCACTGTTATGCACCATCAGCTTTGGCGCCATCCTGGCCCTTGGCGAAGACGAAACCAAGGCGCAATTTCTCGAACGCAGCCGCGACGCGCTGTTGAGCCTGGCCGAGGAGCATGCCTGA
- a CDS encoding phosphatase PAP2/dual specificity phosphatase family protein yields the protein MPLTATPGREPGLFKPALLWLLLLAPLFFATYGFATWVTTQRDDVASLVFDWETQMPFWAWSIVPYWSIDLLYGLSLLLPTSRLELRRHALRLITAQLVAVSCFLIWPLRFTFARPELDGVFGWLFDVLAGFDKPFNQAPSLHIALLVVLWSCYQRHLRGLWRGLMHGWFILIGVSVLTTYQHHFVDLPTGALLGWLCVWLWPLEGAGPLHGAHLPKDRKRWQLALYYSLGAAAFTIPAFTLRGAWLWLIWPAVALLLVALNYALLDARGFQKRVDGRLSPAVRWLLAPYLAAAWLNSRLWTRHHPQPDRVTDDVWLGRLPGRRELQHSPFRAVLDLCSELSLNPVSVSYRSLPVLDLTVPTAAQCQAAAEAIESLRQQGPLLVCCALGYSRSAIAVAAWLLHSGRAASVDDAILLIQRARPGIVLGPAHRQVLQQLPMSTEHVCVH from the coding sequence ATGCCCCTGACTGCCACGCCCGGACGCGAACCCGGCCTGTTCAAACCGGCACTGCTCTGGCTGTTGCTGCTGGCCCCGCTGTTCTTCGCCACCTACGGCTTCGCCACCTGGGTCACCACTCAACGGGACGATGTCGCCAGCCTGGTGTTCGACTGGGAAACCCAAATGCCGTTCTGGGCCTGGAGCATCGTCCCGTACTGGTCCATAGACCTGCTCTACGGCCTGTCGCTGTTGCTGCCGACCAGTCGCCTGGAACTCAGGCGCCACGCCCTGCGCCTGATAACCGCCCAGTTGGTCGCCGTCAGTTGTTTTCTGATCTGGCCGTTGCGCTTTACCTTTGCCCGGCCCGAACTGGATGGGGTATTCGGCTGGCTGTTCGATGTCCTGGCAGGTTTCGACAAGCCGTTCAATCAGGCGCCCTCCCTGCACATCGCTCTGCTGGTGGTGTTATGGAGCTGCTACCAGCGGCACTTGCGGGGCCTGTGGCGCGGGTTGATGCATGGCTGGTTCATCCTGATCGGAGTGTCGGTGCTGACCACTTACCAACACCATTTCGTCGACCTGCCCACCGGTGCGCTGCTCGGTTGGCTGTGCGTCTGGCTGTGGCCACTGGAGGGAGCTGGCCCTCTGCACGGTGCTCATCTGCCAAAGGATAGAAAACGCTGGCAACTGGCGTTGTATTACAGCTTGGGTGCCGCAGCCTTCACGATTCCGGCCTTTACTTTGAGGGGCGCGTGGCTGTGGTTGATCTGGCCAGCGGTGGCCTTGCTGCTGGTAGCGCTCAATTACGCCCTGCTGGACGCTCGCGGTTTCCAGAAACGCGTCGATGGGCGCCTGTCCCCCGCGGTACGTTGGCTACTGGCCCCCTACCTGGCAGCGGCCTGGCTCAACTCGCGCCTGTGGACTCGCCACCATCCGCAGCCCGACCGGGTGACCGATGACGTCTGGCTCGGACGCCTGCCAGGTCGACGGGAATTGCAGCACTCGCCGTTTCGGGCGGTACTCGACCTGTGTTCCGAGCTGTCGCTGAATCCGGTTTCGGTCAGTTACCGCTCGCTGCCGGTACTGGACCTTACGGTACCCACCGCCGCGCAATGCCAGGCAGCGGCCGAGGCGATCGAAAGCCTGCGTCAGCAAGGTCCGCTGCTGGTCTGCTGCGCCCTGGGCTATTCACGCAGCGCCATCGCCGTAGCCGCGTGGCTGTTGCACAGCGGCAGGGCCGCCAGTGTCGATGACGCCATCCTGCTGATTCAGCGAGCACGTCCGGGGATCGTCCTGGGCCCTGCGCACCGACAGGTGCTGCAGCAGTTACCCATGAGCACGGAGCACGTCTGTGTCCACTGA
- a CDS encoding bifunctional alpha/beta hydrolase/class I SAM-dependent methyltransferase yields the protein MREAQHQTFTTHDGVELFYRYWPGTTAPGEARQAVLLFHRGHEHSGRIAHLVDELNLPDHDFFAWDARGHGLSPGARGDSPGFATSVRDVQTFCDHLGAAYGIDEENIAVIAQSVGAVIVATWVHDYAPRIRSLVLASPAFKVKLYVPFARQGLALMRRWRGNFFVNSYVKARFLSHDPQRVASYDDDPLITKAISVNVLLGLYDAAERVVADAQAIQVPTQLLISGADFVVHRQPQEQFFERLGSLHKEKHVLPGFFHDTLGEQRRESVVASVRRFILHNFQQPAARPSLLAADRLGLTCAESESLAAPLPRNSLRELYWRMTRTGMGFGSRLSSGLKLGFDTGFDSGSTLDYVYRNTPTGTSAVGRLIDRNYLDSIGWRGIRQRKLHVEELLRLAMAQLRDQGREVRIVDIAAGHGRYILEALQGIDPLPESILLRDYSDINVRDGGALIRDKGLEAIARFVKGDAFDRADLAALDPKPTLAVVSGLYELFADNQMVSGSLAGLADAVEPGGYLVYTGQPWHPQLELIARALTSHREGLAWVMRRRTQAEMDQLVAAAGFRKIGMRVDQWGIFSVSLAQRVQ from the coding sequence ATGCGCGAAGCTCAACATCAGACGTTCACCACCCATGACGGCGTGGAATTGTTTTACCGCTACTGGCCAGGCACCACGGCCCCGGGCGAAGCACGACAGGCCGTGCTGTTGTTTCACCGCGGCCATGAACACTCCGGGCGCATTGCTCATCTGGTGGATGAACTGAACCTGCCCGACCATGATTTCTTTGCCTGGGACGCCCGGGGTCATGGCCTCTCGCCCGGTGCCCGTGGCGACAGCCCGGGTTTTGCCACCAGCGTGCGTGACGTGCAGACCTTCTGCGATCACCTGGGCGCGGCATACGGTATCGATGAAGAAAATATCGCGGTGATCGCCCAGAGCGTCGGTGCAGTGATCGTGGCCACCTGGGTCCACGATTACGCGCCACGCATACGCTCGCTGGTGCTGGCGTCACCGGCGTTCAAGGTCAAACTCTACGTGCCCTTCGCGCGCCAGGGGCTGGCGCTGATGCGCCGGTGGCGCGGCAACTTTTTCGTCAACAGCTACGTTAAAGCGCGGTTTCTCAGCCACGACCCGCAACGGGTCGCCAGCTACGACGACGACCCGCTGATCACCAAGGCGATTTCGGTCAATGTCCTGCTCGGTCTTTACGACGCTGCCGAGCGAGTGGTGGCCGATGCCCAGGCCATCCAGGTGCCGACGCAGTTGTTGATCTCCGGTGCCGATTTCGTGGTGCATCGCCAGCCACAGGAACAGTTCTTCGAGCGCCTCGGCAGCCTGCACAAGGAGAAACATGTCCTGCCGGGATTCTTCCATGACACCCTGGGTGAACAGCGTCGCGAGAGCGTCGTTGCCAGCGTTCGTCGTTTTATCCTGCACAACTTTCAACAACCGGCTGCCCGCCCTTCCCTGCTGGCCGCCGACCGTCTGGGCCTGACCTGCGCCGAATCAGAATCATTGGCCGCGCCATTGCCCCGCAACTCCCTGCGCGAACTGTACTGGCGCATGACCCGCACCGGCATGGGCTTCGGCAGCCGGCTGTCGTCCGGGCTCAAGCTGGGTTTCGACACCGGCTTCGACTCCGGCAGTACCCTGGACTACGTCTACCGCAACACACCCACCGGCACGTCTGCCGTTGGCCGCCTGATCGACCGTAACTACCTGGACTCCATCGGCTGGCGCGGCATTCGCCAACGCAAGCTGCATGTCGAAGAACTGCTGCGCCTGGCCATGGCACAACTGCGTGACCAGGGTCGCGAAGTGCGCATCGTCGACATTGCCGCCGGGCATGGGCGCTACATTCTTGAAGCCTTACAGGGCATCGACCCGCTTCCCGAGTCGATCCTGTTGCGCGACTACAGCGACATCAACGTGCGCGACGGCGGTGCACTGATCCGCGACAAAGGCCTGGAGGCTATCGCACGATTCGTCAAAGGCGATGCGTTCGACCGTGCCGACCTCGCCGCACTCGATCCCAAGCCGACGCTGGCGGTGGTGTCCGGCCTGTATGAGCTGTTCGCCGACAACCAGATGGTCAGTGGCTCACTCGCCGGACTGGCCGACGCCGTGGAACCCGGTGGATATCTGGTCTACACCGGCCAGCCCTGGCACCCGCAACTGGAACTGATCGCCCGCGCCTTGACCAGTCACCGTGAAGGCCTGGCCTGGGTCATGCGCCGGCGTACCCAGGCGGAAATGGACCAACTCGTAGCCGCCGCCGGCTTTCGCAAGATCGGCATGCGGGTCGATCAATGGGGCATTTTCAGCGTATCCCTGGCGCAACGGGTGCAATGA
- a CDS encoding CDP-alcohol phosphatidyltransferase family protein, whose amino-acid sequence MPSIYQIKPAFQNLLRPLVQRLFNQGTTANQITLIAGIGSVLVGAVIAGFAQHPWVFLLVPAWMILRMALNAIDGMLAREFNQQSHLGAYLNELCDIAADCALILPFALLPGVSLWLVLLVALLALFSEYGGVLGPMVGASRRYDGPMGKSDRAFVLGVVAVAIALGWISAIWINGVFAVIAVLLVYTLINRVRQGLKEVHEDTPSA is encoded by the coding sequence GTGCCCAGCATCTACCAGATCAAACCGGCGTTTCAAAACCTCCTGCGACCATTGGTGCAACGACTGTTCAACCAAGGCACCACCGCCAACCAGATCACCCTGATTGCAGGCATCGGCTCGGTGCTGGTGGGCGCGGTGATCGCCGGTTTCGCGCAGCACCCATGGGTATTTTTACTGGTGCCGGCATGGATGATCCTGCGCATGGCGCTCAACGCCATCGATGGCATGCTCGCCCGGGAGTTCAACCAGCAGTCGCACCTGGGGGCCTATCTCAATGAGCTGTGCGATATCGCCGCCGACTGTGCCCTGATATTGCCGTTCGCCCTGCTCCCGGGCGTCAGCCTGTGGTTGGTGTTGCTGGTCGCCCTGCTCGCCTTGTTCAGCGAATACGGCGGCGTGCTGGGGCCCATGGTTGGCGCCTCGCGACGCTATGACGGGCCCATGGGCAAAAGTGATCGGGCTTTTGTGCTGGGTGTCGTGGCGGTCGCTATCGCACTGGGCTGGATCAGCGCCATTTGGATCAACGGCGTGTTCGCAGTCATCGCCGTGTTATTGGTTTACACGCTGATCAATCGGGTCCGCCAGGGCCTCAAGGAAGTACACGAAGACACCCCTTCAGCATAA
- a CDS encoding PAAR domain-containing protein, giving the protein MAVGYYIRQGDKTTCGGTVLDAEPCITMFGENHARDGDGVSCGITGKTYAIAGGISHMRSNGRLLAGTLDSVSSCPCRAELIPSLKTATYSSREAVAPQGTRAAAQPATTTFRSDPAAPRPSSYSPARTAPSPSFSELPGLVCQNLWRGYQQRAEAIVAPGGVLIADPKARNRAINAAYAQLWLDDRRFQWAGLAAFASKQVGCGLLHAANSIDKMQAEYEAAQRLKNSARKGFFGLFGPSERERQAKLREFEQAQRDYEQADRNNPVPGSGIGGGDHALPYAQRMYKFVYEMLAMGNTTLFLDVFALHAFYKERGLWSLETCLEARQNIYGHDQHPVLWPVAQETLKFGTDYKEILRAFKAIEDGKIAESVEHLALHEQRNILQPVMYSDQGLVWLLRSNHVSYITGVPSGAAEAIELTLASQCRPVDDGRTIGFSNDRRANLADIQQRMLFVLKAATQFDDLLRGPDRQLIEKSIKDIAAGRGVL; this is encoded by the coding sequence ATGGCAGTCGGGTACTACATTCGCCAAGGCGACAAGACCACCTGCGGCGGCACTGTGCTGGATGCCGAACCCTGCATTACGATGTTTGGCGAAAACCATGCCCGCGACGGGGATGGAGTTTCCTGCGGAATAACCGGTAAGACTTACGCGATCGCCGGCGGGATTTCGCACATGCGAAGCAACGGCCGGCTCTTGGCAGGGACGCTGGACAGCGTCAGCTCTTGCCCTTGCAGAGCCGAGTTGATCCCCTCGCTAAAAACGGCCACTTACTCCTCCAGGGAGGCCGTTGCGCCGCAAGGCACCCGTGCCGCAGCTCAGCCAGCCACTACTACTTTCCGCAGCGATCCGGCAGCACCACGCCCATCCAGCTATTCGCCGGCGCGAACGGCACCCTCACCGTCTTTCAGCGAACTGCCGGGGCTGGTCTGTCAGAACCTCTGGCGCGGGTATCAACAACGCGCCGAAGCCATCGTGGCGCCGGGCGGCGTACTGATTGCCGATCCCAAGGCGCGCAATCGTGCGATCAATGCCGCTTACGCGCAGTTGTGGCTGGACGATCGGCGTTTTCAATGGGCGGGACTTGCGGCTTTCGCCTCAAAGCAAGTTGGGTGTGGCCTGCTGCATGCCGCCAATTCGATCGACAAGATGCAGGCGGAATATGAAGCGGCACAACGTTTGAAGAACAGCGCCAGGAAAGGATTCTTTGGCTTGTTCGGCCCCAGTGAGCGTGAACGGCAGGCGAAACTGCGGGAGTTCGAGCAGGCGCAGCGCGACTACGAGCAAGCCGACCGCAACAATCCGGTGCCGGGTAGTGGCATCGGAGGCGGCGACCACGCACTGCCGTACGCACAGCGGATGTACAAATTCGTGTACGAGATGCTGGCCATGGGTAATACCACGCTGTTTCTGGATGTGTTTGCGCTGCATGCTTTCTACAAGGAGCGGGGTTTGTGGTCGCTCGAAACCTGCCTGGAGGCACGCCAAAATATTTATGGACATGATCAGCATCCGGTCCTGTGGCCGGTCGCGCAGGAAACGCTGAAATTTGGAACTGATTACAAGGAAATCCTGCGAGCTTTCAAGGCTATTGAGGACGGCAAGATTGCTGAAAGTGTTGAGCATCTTGCTTTGCACGAACAGCGCAACATTCTGCAACCGGTGATGTACAGCGACCAAGGACTGGTATGGCTGCTGCGTAGCAACCATGTTTCCTATATCACCGGCGTCCCGTCCGGCGCCGCTGAGGCTATCGAACTAACCTTGGCCAGCCAGTGCCGCCCAGTCGATGACGGACGCACCATTGGCTTCAGCAATGATCGCCGCGCGAATTTGGCCGATATCCAGCAACGCATGCTTTTCGTGCTAAAGGCTGCAACTCAGTTTGATGACCTGCTACGGGGCCCCGATCGCCAGCTGATCGAAAAGTCGATTAAGGACATTGCCGCAGGTCGGGGCGTGCTATGA